The Candidatus Bathyarchaeia archaeon genome segment AAAGCTGGGCCTTTCAGTTGCGGACAAACCCTCCTACGCGTGTTTAAGCTCAAGGATACCGTTCGGGGAGAGGATAACAGAGGATAAGCTTAGAAGGGCTTGGATGGCGGAGCGAGCGGTGAAGAGTTTGACGGGTGCTAGGCAAGTGAGGGTAAGAGACCACGATAGCCTCGCCCGCATAGAGGTAGATGAAAAGGAGAGGAGGCTTTTCTTCAGCGAAGATGTCATGGATAAGGTCGCTTCGGAGCTGAAAAGGTTGGGGTTTAAATACGTAACGGTGGATTTAGAAGGGTACCGGTCTGGGAGTATGCTTCACGCTTTAAAGTGGGAGAAGGTTAATTAACGATAATTTTAGACTCACATCTTTTGCCATTTTGGCTATGTAGACCATTCGGGTTATGATCAGTCAGAGTGGTGATATGAGCCTTCAAGAATTAATTAATTTTAAGCCGTGGAGGAGGGCTTTAACTGCGAACTCAGCTGACTGTGAGCCTTACACGTCCATTTGAATTCACGTCTCTCCACGTCCCCCATCGCAGATTTTAACGTCCCCATAGATTGTCCAAGTTGTTGGACATTCCTCTACCATTTTTGCTTTCTCATCGACTTGCAAGTTTTCTTCATTAAATGTCCTTCCACAGCTTGAGGGCAGGCTCAGCGGACGTGACGACCGTCCCAGCGGCCCAGTCGCCTAACCTCTGCTTTTTACTCGACCTCCAAATCAATATCGCCCCGATGATGTATAGGAAGGGAAGGAAGTCGATGAGGCGAAATCCATTTCGAATGAAAGCGGCTTTAAACTCGCATTTCGACCCATCCTCCATGACGACCTTAATGCCGACTAGCTTCTTCCCACCAGTAGCGCCTAAGAAGCCTTCAAGCAGGAAAAAGTATAGGAACGAGGCAGTCGTCCATATCATAGCCGCTGTCAGAAATTTGGGTTCTGTAATTTCCCATGTTAGGGATCTGTAAAATCCATATCCGATGGCTACATAAATTATGGAAAGGATGACCCAGTCGACGATCTGGGCCGCAAGCCTTACACCTATCCCTTCATGGGTGATTTCCACGCTGAATCGAACCTGTTACGATCGGCTTTTCTTTAAAAATCCGTTGAAGATCCGATAAAAGGTTGGGGCATGTTAGGGGGTTAAGGGTAACGTTACCGGTATGCCTTTCCTCGCTGATTCATACGCGGCTAGCGTGATTTCGACGCCCTGTCTTCCATCAAACCCAGTGGCCTTCGGTTTTTTATCTCTCAGGATACATTCAACAAACCCTTTCACCATCTCCTTATCGGCGTCGCATCCCCAGTAATGCCATTCCAGTCGATCGTTGGGCGGATTGGCTTCGATGACGTTCACGTTTTGTCTGAACGCGTCGATTTGAATCAAACCTTCTGTTCCAAGGATTTCCATCGCCATGTGTCCCCATGTGTAGAACCCCTTCGGCCTTGACCAACTTCCATCGATTGTTCCGAAGGATCCATTTTTGAAGGTGACGAACGTTAAAGCATTATCCTCAACCTTAACGTCTCCATGGATGTTTTTCCCGATTTCCGTGTATACAGTCTTGGCTTCGCTTCGAGTATACCATCGCATCAAGTCGGCTAAGTGAACGGTATGGTCCATGACGCTTCCGCCTCCGGAAAGGGCGGGTTCGATGAACCATCCGTAGACAAGCCACTTCAACTGGTTTGTGCCAGTCATAGCGACGATCCTCCCAATCTCACCTTTAGCGATCAAGTCTTTCACTAGGCTTGTGACGGCATGATACCTCATCACATAGGCTGTCTGCAACTTCACCCCCGCCTTCTCCGCGGCTTTAAGCATCGCGTCAGCGTCCTTTAAAGTGGTGGCTAGGGGTTTTTCGCAGAGCACGTGTTTTCCAGCTTCAGCGGCGTCGATCACCATCGCCGCATGTCTAACGTTTTCAGCCGTCACGATCACCGCGTCCACATCATCCCTGCTTAAAAGCTTCCGGTAATCTAGATAGAAGTCGACGGAGTACTGCTCAGCCACCTTTCTTCCGCGGGCTTCATCATCGTCGGCCACGGCGACTAGCTTGGCGTTCGGAAGTTCGACGACGCATCTCGCGTAGCTATATCCGTGGAAGTGCGCGAAGCTGATAACCCCTATTCTAACTTCCTTCACGGCTCATCAACCCTCCAAGGGAATTTTCACCGGCTCACCCCTTTTCGAGGAAGCTTTGGCGGCCAACGCGATTTCCAGCGCCTTCCTCGCCTCCTCCCCACCGGTGAGAGGAGTCCTCCCCTTCAACACGCAGTCAGCGAAATGCCTTATCTCCCGGTAATATGGATCTATGGGAAAAGGCATCCCCTCCACCCATCTTTCCGTGTCAACCCCGTAGTGGGCAATTTTCCCCTTAGACATGACGGTTAACGGTACAGTGTCATGGTTGTTGAAGGAGACGAACCCCTTGGTGCCTGAAAGCTCTAAAGCGTACGTGAACGGGTATTCCTGTGGAACCGCCCAAGACGCTTCGATATGAGCGACACCCCCTCCTTGAAACCTCAATATCATGAGGGCATGGTCATCCATGTTAGCGTCTTTTCTCACAAACCTACCAACCTTCGCGTATACTCTGGCCACATCCTGGTTAAAACACCACCTCACGAAGTCAATGTCGTGGATCGCCAAGTCGACGGATACGCCCCCACTCCGCTTCTGCTCCTTAAACCAGCTCTTCACACCCCAACCGGGCAACGGACCGGCCCTCAAGGCTCTAGCGATCACAGGCTCACCAAGCACACCCTTATCCAGAAGCTCTTTCACCTTCATGTACTCGGAGAAAAACCTGATGCAATGGGCTACCATGAAGGTTACACCCGCCTTCTTAACCGCTCCAATGATCCTATCCGCGTCCCTTAAAGTCAAGGCGATGGGCTTCTCCAATAAAACGTTCTTCCCAGCCTTCGCCGACTCCACGGCGACCTGAGCATGGGTGTCCGTTGGGGTGCAGATGTCAACCACGTCGACATCCTTTCTCTCCAAAACATCCCGATAATCCCCGTATACCTTCATCTTAAATTTCTTAGCCTCCTTAGCGATCTGTTTCCCCCTAACGTCGGAAACAGCCACCAGCCTCGCCTCTGGCACCATGGACCACCCAGTGGCATGCGTGTGTCCCATGAAGCCGAAGCCGATGACCGCCACTCCGATCGAATTCTTCAAACTTCACCCTCACCTTCCATAGGGCTTTGTGAAATATGTTACACGATTTTATAGAAAAGGCTTTGGGTCTACCGGAGGGAAGAAGTTGTATCACTCCAATCAAGGTTCCAGAGCTGTAAATCCTCACGTTTTTCAACATGATTTTTGAACTAAGTAGTGAAAAATAGCGTTTCGGAGGTCAGGCTTACCGTATAGGCCTCTATCGAGCGTAAGCTAAATTTCGCTGCGTAGCGAGTTCAGATTTTTTCACATCGGTTTGGAGATGTAGCTGAACTGTAGCTTTGCGCTACACGTTCACTCTTATAAAAGGTTTAGACCTATTTTGCGTCTAGTGGAGTTGAAAAAGGATGCTGCGTTCAGGTGTGGAAATTCAAAATGTGGTGGCTTCCGTCTCCTTTGACCAGCAACTAGATTTGGAGACTATTTCCAAGACGTTGCCCACCGCCAAGTATAACCCTGAGGAGTTTCCAGGGGTGATTTATCACGCTCGAAAACCGAAGGCGTCGATGCTCATCTTCAGCTCGGGAAAAATCGTCTGCTCTGGAATGAAGTCTGAAAGGCAAGCGAAGAGGGCTGCGTCAAAAATCGTGTACGAGCTTAAAAACAACGGCATCGTACTTATCCGTGAACCATTCGTCGAGATTGAAAACATCGTAGCCTCAGCTGACCTCGGCGTTACACTCAGCTTAGAGGACCTGGCGTACGCGCTGGAGGGAACTTTTTACGACCCCGAGCAGTTCCCTGGGCTCATATACAGGTTACGAGAGCCGAAAGCAACCTTCATAATTTTTACAACAGGAAAGGTTGTCTGCACCGGGGTAAGGAGGAAGAAGGACGCTTTAAAAGCCTTGGAAATGTTGAAAGCTTCTTTAAAGTCAAAGAATCTGCTCTTCGAGCCTTGAAGCGAAAAGTGAAAACCAAAACCAGATCCCATCATCCGGGTAGTAGAAGCCCAAAATAAACACATTTATTGGCGTTGGAGGCCTCCGACCGAGCATGAGCTCTACACCATTTTTTGAAGCTTTTTAAGTTAGAACGGTTGAAGAAAGCATTTAAGGCCAACAACCGTAAAATACTGCTTTCACCCAATGTTAGCTAGATTTAGCGACGGTGTTAGGATGATGCTTAGAATAGGCGAAGCAACGAGGCTGACCAGGGAGGTTGATATAAAGGTGAGAGTTAGGTTGAATGGCCAAGGAGACTTCAAGGGAGGAACTAAGGTGGAATTCCTAAACCACGCGTTGAAGACCCTCGCGATGCACTCGGGAATGGACCTCGAGGTTTCAGGTAAAGGAGATCTAACGCATCATCTGGTTGAGGATTTGGCGATGTGCCTGGGGGACGCTTTGTCCAAGGCGTTGGGCGACAGGGTGGGGTTGAAAAGGTTCGGCTGCGCTTATGTTCCAATGGACGACGCGTTGGCTAGGGCTGTAGTGGATCTAGGCGGACGACCATACTATGTCGCGGAGCTGGCCTTAACTCGATCATATGTTGAGGATTTAAAGCGCGAGGACCTAGAGCACTTTCTCAGAAGTCTCGCGGAGCGTTTAAAGGCGAGCCTACACCTTCATGTCCTATACGGTTTAAATGACCACCATAAGGCTGAGGCTTCCATCAAAGCGCTCGCCCTGGCATTGAAGGACGCTTGGAGCATCGCAGGAACCAAATCCCCCAGCGTGAAGGGAACTCTCACATGACCGTTTTCGCCATCTTAAACTACGGCGTAGGCAACCTAAGAAGCATAGCCAACGCCCTGGAAAAGGTGAGAGCAAAGCCAAGAATCACTTCGAATCCTGAAGATGTTATGCACAGCGACGCCCTTGTCCTTCCCGGCGTCGGCGCATTTAAAGGCGCCTTAAGAAAAGTGAGGGAGATGGAAACATGCTTAAGGGCCTTCATAGAATCTGAAAGGCCTGTTCTAGGAATCTGCTTAGGGCTACAACTACTACTAAAGCGAAGCTTTGAAGGGGGCCTCAACAGAGGATTGGAATTCATCTCCGGCGACGTAGTAAAGCTTCCCAACACTGTGAAGATCCCCCACATCGGATGGAACACGGTAAAAATACGAAGAACCGATGGAGTGCTAGAAGGGTTACGAGACGAATGCTACATGTACTTCGCACACTCCTATGTCGCGCAGTTGGAGGGTGAAGAAGCCGATGTGCTGCTCGCTACCACTGAGTATGGGGTTCGATTCCCATCTGTGGTTAAGAAACGTAACATTTACGCAACCCAGTTTCATCCCGAGAAAAGTGGGAGAAACGGGTTAAAGCTTCTGGAGAACGTTGTACGTTTGACGAGGACGTGAAACAAGTATGGAAATATATCCTGCCGTCGACCTGATGAACGGCCGTTGCGTCCGACTCGTGAAGGGGAGAAGAACCGCTAGAAAAACATATTATCGAAACCCGGTGGAAGCGGCTTCGAAGTTCGCGGAGTTAGGAGCTAGCAGACTTCACGTCGTAGACTTGGACGCGGCTATGGGCGTAGGTGAAAATGTGAGGGAAATGACGGAAATTATAAGGCAGGTTAACGTTAAAGTGCAGGTGGCTGGGGGGATCCGAAGCGTAGAGAAAGCCCAATCCCTTCTACAAATGGGTGCGTTCAGGGTAGTGTTTTCCACCGCGGCGGTTGAGAACCCAGGCCTATTGGAGGAAGCGGTCGCCATCCTTGGACCTGAGAAAATAGCCTTAGCCCTCGACCTCAAGAAAGGAGATGTAATGGTTCATGGATGGAGAAAACGAGCACTCCGAGGCCCCAAACAGTTAATCGACCAAGCCAACCGACTTTCATTGGGAGCGGTGATATTCACCTCCATATCGGTTGATGGAACATTACAAGGAGTTGATCTTCAAACAGCCCAGCGTGTAAGGAGTGTGGTGAAGAGACCCCTAATCGTTGCTGGGGGGATAAGTAGTGTGGCGGAGTTAAAGCGCCTCGAAGATTTAGGCGTGGATGGAGCCATCGTTGGGAAAGCCTTGTATGAAGGCGCCATAGACCTACGTAAGGCGATTTCAAAACTGCGGGATTGCTGAAAACCTTATAGGTGTGAAACGAATACTCGGTTAACCTTAGGGTAGTGAAGACTTGTTGACGAAGAGAATTATCCCATGCTTAGATGTAGACAAGGGTAAAGTGGTTAAAGGAGTTAGATTTAAGAACCTAAGGGTGGAAGGTGAACCAGCTCAGCTCGCAGCCGAGTATGACAGGCAGCAAGCTGACGAGCTAGTGTTTTTAGACATCACAGCATCCTACGAAGACCGAGCGATCCTCATAGACGCCGTCAAAAAAACGGCTGAAGCAATCTTCATACCCTTCACGGTTGGAGGAGGGGTTAGGGGTGTGCAAGACATGCTCAACATCCTCACCGCTGGAGCCGACAAGGTTTCAATCAACACGGCGGCCGTCAGATCCCCGAAAGTCGTCAGGGAGGCCTCCCAGCGATTTGGAAGTCAATGCGTCGTCGTAGCCGTCGACGCCAAAAGGAATTATGGCGCTTTAAAGGGTAGGGAGGTTGTGGAAACCCCTCAAGGCCCATGCTGGTGGGAGGTCTACATCGAAGGTGGAAGGACTCCTACAGGCCTCGACGCGTTGTCTTGGATGATGAAGGTCGAAAAGCTAGGCGCGGGGGAAATCCTGCTCACAAGCATGGACTGCGATGGAACAAGGTCTGGATATGACATAGAATTAACTAAAGCGGCGGTGGAGCGGTTAAACATCCCTGTCATAGCCAGCGGAGGCGCCGGCTCACCAGACCATATTTACAAGGTTTTAACGGAAGGAGGCGCGGACGCCGCCTTAGCAGCTTCAATATTCCACGAAGGAGAGTACACGGTCTTGGAGGTAAAACGGTTTCTAAGGGGTAGAGGGGTTCCGGTGAGGATTGAAGAGCCCGTTTAAGCTGGACAAGGCGGAGATCGAAAAGATTCTTAAGGAAATCGACTTCGAAAAGATGGGCGGTCTCCTCCCCGTGGTAACTCAGGAATACTCAACTCAACAGGTTTTGATGCAAGCATTCATGAACAGGGAAGCGTTAAAACTCACCTTGAAAACAGGCAAAGTCCATTATTGGAGCAGGAGCAGGGGGAAGCTTTGGCGGAAGGGCGAAACCTCTGGACACGAGCAGATCCTCATAGACGCAATTCTGGACTGTGACCAAGACGCGTTGCTCCTCAAGGTTAAACAGGTTGGGATATGTTGCCACACCGGGGCTGAAACCTGCTTCCATAACCCGATTAAAAGTTAAAACATTAACCATCAGATCATAGATGTGGATGAGAAGGGACTGGAAGACTTCAACTTGGCTGTAAGATTGTGATTTCCATTAGGGTTTATGTTGAGGCTGTGGGAGCTGGATTAGTTGTCTATTCTTGGCGCTTAAGATAGTCCTCCACTTTGGCTTCGATTATGGGTAAAAGTTGTTGCGGACTTACTCGCCCTCTGAGGTTTCTCATCACGAGCCCTAGGATCTTACCGGCTGAGGCCTTTCCCAGATTCTTGATGAGGTCGACGTTTTCCTTTAAAACCTGGTCAACCTGTTTCTCCAGCTCATCGGGTTCGATCATCTTTAGGTTAAGCGCGTTGATCGCGTCTGTAGGGTTTGAAGTGGGATGCGTGGCGAGCCATTCCAATATAGGTTCAACGGATTCCTTCGCAGTCACTCCTTTGTCGACCAGCTGGAACACTTCTAGGATGTATTCGTCGGGGAGTTGATTTACCGGAACGCCTTGCCTCTCCAAACTTTTCAAGATTTCAGTAAGGATAGTGGCCACATAGCTGGGCGCTACATGGGTTTTTGAAGCCACCTCCTCGAAAAGCGGCATGTAATCTGAGTCGAGTAACTGCTCCGACAGTTTCCTGTTCAAACCATACTTCTCCATCAACCTGGCGGTGACCATCTCAGGTTTTTCAGGCAAGGTGGCTTTTAAACTCTGAATCATCTCCTCTTCAATCACGATGGGAGGTATGTCTGTTTCAGGGTACATTCTTGCCGACCCCGGCCTCGGCCGCATGTACCGGGTTGCTCCATCTTCCTGAGCAGCCCTTGTTTCCTCAGGTACTCCGTTTAAGGCTTCCCTAGCCCTATCGACGACGGCGTGTATTGCGTCCACCGCCTTATGGGGCTGATCCGCCACCAAAACGGCAGCGTCCAATTCGTTTAAGGAAAGGTGCTGTTTTAGTAGCCGGGTTTCATCTTCTGAGATTCCGTATCCTGGTAATTCGTCGGTGTGGAATAACCCCCCTACGCCTCCGTAGAACATCGCCCTCCAGCTCATCTCGGTTCCTAACCTCACTCCAGGTATGAGCTCTCGGCCCAACAGTCCATGGAAACCAGGCAGCTTTACTGCTAAGACGACTCCGCCTTCCTGGAGGGCCTTGCTGAATACTTTGCACCTGGTTTCCTTAAATACCTCCGTCACGTTCACTGGTTCCCCCAGATCATCGGCTTTTATCCCCCTCTTCTTTAACTCCTCGGCGATGGCCAATAATGCCTGTTGTCTTTGGAATTCGAGGGACACCACCTTAGAGATCAAGTCGAGTCTTTGAACGCCTTTAATTTCAATCAAGGCGCCGCCTTTCACCGAGACGTTTAGGTCCTGTCGAATGGTGCCTAGCCCTCTCTGAACCCTTCCAGTGGCCTTCAGGACCCTGCCGACTCCATACGCGACTTTTTCAGCCTCTTCAGGGGTGTAGATCACAGGTCCTGTTGCCACCTCAATCAGGGGGATTCCCAGCCTATCGATCCGATAGTTTACCGTTAACCCCGATTCCCCTGTTTTTCTAGCCGCGTCCTCTTCGAGGCTGACGTGGAGTATTGGTATTTCCTTTTCAGCCAAGTTCAGCTTGCCGTTTAGGGCGATGGCGGCTGTTCGCTGGAAGCCGGTTGTATTTGACCCGTCGATCACTACCTTTCTCATGACGTGAACCTCTTCGACGGGCTTGGCTTCAAGCATTAGGGATATTATTAGGGCGGTTTCTAAGGCTTCTCTGTTCAACTGGTGAGGGGGCTCTTCATCGGCTTCGACAAGGCATGTGGACTCTTGTTCGGCTTCGTAGCAGATGACCCTGCCCCTTTGAAACTCGAAGAGGGCGGCTGGGTCTACCTCTCCCAACTCGCTTTGAGTCGGCCTCAAACGTCTCAGCAACCTCTTTTCAGGCTCCTTTAACGATAGCTTGGCTGGACAGTTGCAGAAGAGTTTATGGGATGTTTTCAACTGGCAGTGAAGCTCTAAACCCACCTTCAAACCCGTGTAGGAGCTCAACTTGAAAGCCTCCGGTTAAGGTTTACAGCCTTGAAACCACCGTGTCTCAGAGATCTCTCCGACGAGGTTTTTCGTCATAAGGTCTTTAGCCTCCTCTAGGCTGCGGGCTCGACCTAGAACCCACATCAACTTTACCAACGCAGTCTCAGGCAACATGTCTTCCAGCGGAATGACACCGATCTTAAGGAGGTCTCTGCCCGTGTAGTAGACGTTGAGGTTTACCCTACCCCATAGGCATTGAGAGGTCATGCCGACGAACACTCCCCGCTCCACGGCTTTTCGGATGGGTTCGTAGAGGGCTTTGCTTACATGGCCTAGGCCGCTTCCCTCCAATATGACGCCCCTCACCCCGGACTCGAGGATCGACTCTAAGATCTTCGGCTTCATGCCAGGGTAGAATTTTACTAAGCAAACGTTGTCATCCATATTCTCCTCCAGTTTAACGTCGCCACCGTTCCTTCGCTGGGGTAGATGCTTATCCAATATTTGGATCTCTCCTGTCAAGGTGTGGTATCGGGCAGCTAGGGAGGCGTTTATGGATTTAAAAGCATCCCTGGAGCTGGTGTGGCATTTCCGAACCTTTACCCCTTTATGGACTGCGATGTACTCGTCGGATGGGCTTTCATGCATGGCGACGTAGACTCCGGCGATGGGGGCTGAGAGCGAAATTTTCAAAGCGGCTATGAGGTTCGAGGGGGCGTCTGAGCTGGGCCTATCGGAGGATCGTTGTGAACCAACCAAGATGATGGGAATCGGTGGGTTTTGCAGAATGAAGCTCAGGGCAGCGGCCGTATACCCCATGGTGTCTGTGCCATGGCATATTACTACTCCTTGAGCACCTGAGTTAAGGGCCTCGGCGGTCGCCCTCGCCATTCCAGCCCAATGCTCCTTTGTGAGGTTTTCGCTGAACTCGCTGTAAAGGACCATCGTGTTAATGTTAGCCAGCTCTGAAAGCTCGGGATATATGCTGTAGAGGTCTTCCGCGTTTAAGGCGGGCTCCACCCCACCCGTTCGATAGTCGACTCGGCTGGCGATGGTTCCACCCGTGCTGATCACATAGGCATCTGGGAGGCCGGGCCTTGAAGGCGGCCTTGGAGGCCTCTTGAACGCGGGTTTAACGCCTTTCTCCAAAACCTTTACCGCCGCGCCTCGACTCACCCTTAAACCCACATTATAGCCGCTGCTCAGCTTCAAGACTATGTGATCTTCGTCGTCGTACTCGGATCTAGGCATTAGAAAACCTTTCATCGATTCACCATCCCTCGTCACCTCTATTAAGTCGCCGATTTGGGCTCCGGCTTCTTGAAGCAGCCTTAAAGCCGTCCCCCTATATCCCTCAAGAGCATTCAACAGTGATCCCTTACCATTAAGTAGAGTAGGCTTTTAATTTAATATTGGTTTTCGGTTAGCTTTTTCCCCATGTATGGGCCTGTTAACCTGTAGCCTAGCCTCCTGTAGTATGGTCTTACACCAACCCCACTGGTGACGAGGATCGTGCGGGCGTCGTAATCCATGTAGGCGATCTCCTCCGCCTTCCTCACCAAGGCGTTGCCGTAGCCTCTATGTTGACAGCTATCCTCAGACCTCTCCCCCAATGGTAAAGCGGTTCCCAGCACGTGGAGCTCCCGTATGAAGGCGGTTTCGCCGCATCTTACCTCAGGCCTCCAAGCCTCGGTTGAAGGCTTCCTCAACCTAAGGTAGGCCATCAACGTATCTGTGGATTGGTGGACAAGGGAGATGAAGGCCTCCTCCCCTCCGGAAGCCTCATATCTGACGGTGTCAAACTTAACATCGTTAAAGTCAATTCTCAAACCGTCTTTATGTATTCTATGCCCCATCTCCCGGCATCTGATGCATCGACAGGCGTAGCCTTTAGACTTCAATCTCTCTAACGCCAGCTCGCGAAGGTTACCTTTCTTCACGCCATCCACGATCATCCAAGCCGGAATGTCTCTCTGAACCCTCATCACCCGAATCCATGGAGGAATGAGCTTCTTCACCTCAACGATTAAGTTAATTGTCGTCTCAAGATCGTAGGGCTTGTATTCCCCCCTCCTCCACTGTTGGTATAGTTGGCTGTGCCTTAACACTAGGCATGGATATATTTTCAGCATGTCCGGGCGGAAGTCAGCGTTGAAAAGCAGTCGCTTAAAGGAGTCTAGATCCCTTTCAGGAGTCATTTGGGGTAGCCCGATCATCATGTGGGCTACAACCTTTAACCCCGCGTCTTTACATGTTTGAAACGCCTTCCTTACGTCGTCGACGGTGTGGCCTCGGGCCACAGCCTTGTACACGTCGTTGTAAAGGGCTTGAACGCCCAGCTCAACCCTTGTGACCCCAAGCTTCAGCATGAAGTCAACTTCTCTTCTGCCGCATCGATCAGGCCTCGTCTCAACGGTGATGCCTACATTCCTCACAGTTGAGTTTTCAGCAGTCTTCTTCGCCTCCTCTAAACTGGAGGAAGGCTTTCCTGTTAATGCGTCTAGGCATCTTCTGATAAACCATTCCTGATATTTATGTGAGAGCGCGGGGAAGGTACCGCCTTGAACGATGATCTCAACCTTGCTGGGCCTATGCCCGGCGTCTTTCAGCTGGCTCAACCGGCTGGAAACCTGGGTGTAAGGGTCGAATCGATGTTGAATACCCCTCATGGAGGATGGTTCATAACCCGTGTAGCTTTGAGGCACCCCTGGAAACGATGGACAGTATAGGCATCGCCCATGAGGACAGCTGTGAGGCTTAGACATGACCGCTATGACTTGAACACCGGATAGGCTTCTAACCTTCTTAAGAGCAAGTTTGGGGGCTAACTTCTTCCTGAGTGTTTCGGGCGCTTGGCTTAACAACTCGGGGTTGGAGGGGATATGGTGAAGAGAATATTTCCTCGCCACTTCAAGCTTGATCTTATTTAGGGCTTCGTCAGAAGTCTCAGGCTCGGCGGCGAGTCTCCTCAAAGCCTCCGTTAACGCGTCGTCGAAAACTCGAAACGGCTGCGCTAACTCTTTTAATCTCGCTTCGGCCGCCGGCACCTGAAACACCGCTTAAGTTAACCATCAAATTTACTGTTAAAAAAGATAACGTAAACGGTAAGAGTGAGCCAACAATCTCTATCGTCGTTCTTTAAGCTTTAAGCATATGGGGGGTGGACAGATTTAAACAAGACGCGAAATGTGGTTTTGTAGCTGTTTGCTTCTTCTAATTTAATCGTCCATTTATCGAATATATCGAACCCCGACATATACCCTTATAAATAAATTGACTGGATAAGAACTCAGAGGTTATCTTCTAAAAGAGATCCTCGCGCAAGGAAGAAGTGAGTTAAGTGAGAGAGAGAGAGAAAGAATAGGGGAAGGCGGCTTTAAGCCCACCCGCGCGCTCATTTCCATAATGCTCATAACGCTCTTTGCCATAACCCTAAGCGCCCCAGCGTTCAGCCAAGACAACCTAGTCACCCCCCACTTCACCTTAGAGAGGAATGGAGTAGAAGTTGATGCTATAACCGTGAACGTTTGCACGCAGTTCACCATCGAGGTTTGGGTCCGCGGCATTCCCAATGGGTGGTTCCTGACTGAGGTGTATTTTTTGGGGACAGCTAACCCAGATCAAGTTGACTTGATAAACGTCGACAGGAGCGACGCGGAAGGACGCGGATGGAACGTGCAAATTGAAACACCCACCGGCTACATAAAGTATGTGGCAACTTGCCCTCAAGCGCAGATAGGGTATACAGCGGATGCGGTGTGGTTAAAAGTTACTCTACATTGCAAAGCGACAGGGACCTCTGAGATTAAACTGACGGAGGGAAGCCTTACTTTTCAAATCATAGGGAATGGAGAGAAAAAAATTATATTTCCACCTGAGGCCCTACCTGTGGTGACGTTAACTCAACGTGTTCCTCCTCCGCCCCCGTTCACAACACCAGTCGGCGGCGTCATTATCCCAGTGAGCAAGCTCGTAGTCCTATCGCCCTACCTAGCCTTAGTCGGGTTGGCTTTAGCCTCTTCCACACTCTACGCCCGTAGAAAGAGACGTAAAAGTAAAGCTTAACCAAAACCCAACCATTTTTTTATCTTTTATTTTTTAATTCCCTACGTATATAGCCCGTGCTTTTGGCTCCGATCAAATCGGCTCAAAATTTGGGGGAAAGTCGCTCGGAAGGAGGAGGGCAACTTGGATGTGGAATTCCTCCAACTCGATGGATACTCAACCTAAAACGTCATTCATAAGCATCATTAACATCTGATTCGCTCTAATGTCTTCACGGGCCCACGCATGGAAAACCCACACGATGTAAGGGGACGATCTCTCATTCTCAGGCCTTACTTACACTGGGAGGTGAATGAAAGGGAAAGCTATTTATTAACGCCTTACGATTTTCAATTCGATG includes the following:
- a CDS encoding RDD family protein, giving the protein MEITHEGIGVRLAAQIVDWVILSIIYVAIGYGFYRSLTWEITEPKFLTAAMIWTTASFLYFFLLEGFLGATGGKKLVGIKVVMEDGSKCEFKAAFIRNGFRLIDFLPFLYIIGAILIWRSSKKQRLGDWAAGTVVTSAEPALKLWKDI
- a CDS encoding Gfo/Idh/MocA family oxidoreductase, whose translation is MKNSIGVAVIGFGFMGHTHATGWSMVPEARLVAVSDVRGKQIAKEAKKFKMKVYGDYRDVLERKDVDVVDICTPTDTHAQVAVESAKAGKNVLLEKPIALTLRDADRIIGAVKKAGVTFMVAHCIRFFSEYMKVKELLDKGVLGEPVIARALRAGPLPGWGVKSWFKEQKRSGGVSVDLAIHDIDFVRWCFNQDVARVYAKVGRFVRKDANMDDHALMILRFQGGGVAHIEASWAVPQEYPFTYALELSGTKGFVSFNNHDTVPLTVMSKGKIAHYGVDTERWVEGMPFPIDPYYREIRHFADCVLKGRTPLTGGEEARKALEIALAAKASSKRGEPVKIPLEG
- a CDS encoding Gfo/Idh/MocA family oxidoreductase — encoded protein: MKEVRIGVISFAHFHGYSYARCVVELPNAKLVAVADDDEARGRKVAEQYSVDFYLDYRKLLSRDDVDAVIVTAENVRHAAMVIDAAEAGKHVLCEKPLATTLKDADAMLKAAEKAGVKLQTAYVMRYHAVTSLVKDLIAKGEIGRIVAMTGTNQLKWLVYGWFIEPALSGGGSVMDHTVHLADLMRWYTRSEAKTVYTEIGKNIHGDVKVEDNALTFVTFKNGSFGTIDGSWSRPKGFYTWGHMAMEILGTEGLIQIDAFRQNVNVIEANPPNDRLEWHYWGCDADKEMVKGFVECILRDKKPKATGFDGRQGVEITLAAYESARKGIPVTLPLTP
- a CDS encoding imidazoleglycerol-phosphate dehydratase, translating into MLRIGEATRLTREVDIKVRVRLNGQGDFKGGTKVEFLNHALKTLAMHSGMDLEVSGKGDLTHHLVEDLAMCLGDALSKALGDRVGLKRFGCAYVPMDDALARAVVDLGGRPYYVAELALTRSYVEDLKREDLEHFLRSLAERLKASLHLHVLYGLNDHHKAEASIKALALALKDAWSIAGTKSPSVKGTLT
- the hisA gene encoding 1-(5-phosphoribosyl)-5-[(5-phosphoribosylamino)methylideneamino]imidazole-4-carboxamide isomerase gives rise to the protein MEIYPAVDLMNGRCVRLVKGRRTARKTYYRNPVEAASKFAELGASRLHVVDLDAAMGVGENVREMTEIIRQVNVKVQVAGGIRSVEKAQSLLQMGAFRVVFSTAAVENPGLLEEAVAILGPEKIALALDLKKGDVMVHGWRKRALRGPKQLIDQANRLSLGAVIFTSISVDGTLQGVDLQTAQRVRSVVKRPLIVAGGISSVAELKRLEDLGVDGAIVGKALYEGAIDLRKAISKLRDC
- a CDS encoding TATA-box-binding protein yields the protein MLRSGVEIQNVVASVSFDQQLDLETISKTLPTAKYNPEEFPGVIYHARKPKASMLIFSSGKIVCSGMKSERQAKRAASKIVYELKNNGIVLIREPFVEIENIVASADLGVTLSLEDLAYALEGTFYDPEQFPGLIYRLREPKATFIIFTTGKVVCTGVRRKKDALKALEMLKASLKSKNLLFEP
- the hisH gene encoding imidazole glycerol phosphate synthase subunit HisH — protein: MTVFAILNYGVGNLRSIANALEKVRAKPRITSNPEDVMHSDALVLPGVGAFKGALRKVREMETCLRAFIESERPVLGICLGLQLLLKRSFEGGLNRGLEFISGDVVKLPNTVKIPHIGWNTVKIRRTDGVLEGLRDECYMYFAHSYVAQLEGEEADVLLATTEYGVRFPSVVKKRNIYATQFHPEKSGRNGLKLLENVVRLTRT